From Spartinivicinus ruber, the proteins below share one genomic window:
- the lpxC gene encoding UDP-3-O-acyl-N-acetylglucosamine deacetylase, with protein sequence MIRQRTLKNIIRATGVGLHSGEKVYLTLKPAPVDTGIVFCRTDLDPVVEIPAIASFVGDTTLCTSLMNNDGIRVDTVEHLLSAMAGLGIDNAYVEVSSHEVPIMDGSAGPFVFLIQSAGIEEQNAAKKFIRIKKEVTYKEGDKIATFLPFDGFKVTFTIDFDHPVFKGNIQTASVDFSSTSFVKEVSRARTFGFMRDIEYLRSKNLALGGSVDNAIVVDDYRILNEDGLRYDDEFVRHKMLDAIGDLYLLGNSLIGEYRAVKSGHALNNKVLRALMAQEDAWEVVTFENPAEAPISYMRPVAAV encoded by the coding sequence ATGATTAGACAAAGAACCTTAAAAAACATTATCCGTGCTACGGGAGTAGGACTACATTCAGGAGAAAAAGTCTACTTGACATTGAAGCCAGCTCCTGTGGATACGGGGATTGTTTTTTGTCGGACAGACTTGGATCCGGTTGTAGAAATACCTGCAATAGCAAGCTTTGTTGGTGATACTACTTTATGTACATCACTAATGAATAATGATGGCATTAGAGTAGACACTGTTGAACATTTACTTTCTGCAATGGCAGGCCTTGGCATTGACAATGCCTATGTGGAAGTAAGTTCTCATGAAGTGCCTATCATGGATGGCAGTGCTGGGCCTTTTGTTTTCTTAATTCAATCTGCAGGTATTGAAGAACAAAATGCAGCGAAGAAGTTTATCCGAATTAAAAAAGAAGTTACCTATAAAGAAGGTGATAAAATCGCAACCTTCTTACCATTTGATGGCTTTAAAGTAACCTTTACGATTGACTTTGACCACCCAGTATTTAAAGGCAATATTCAAACTGCTTCTGTTGATTTTTCCAGTACCTCTTTTGTAAAAGAAGTCAGCCGTGCAAGAACCTTTGGCTTCATGCGTGACATCGAATATCTACGCTCTAAAAACCTTGCCTTAGGTGGTAGTGTAGATAATGCAATTGTTGTTGATGACTATCGAATTCTTAATGAAGATGGCTTGCGCTACGATGATGAATTTGTTAGACACAAAATGCTTGATGCAATTGGTGACTTATATTTGCTGGGTAATAGCTTGATTGGTGAGTATCGTGCAGTTAAATCTGGGCATGCTTTAAACAATAAAGTATTACGTGCTTTGATGGCACAAGAAGATGCATGGGAAGTAGTCACTTTTGAAAATCCTGCTGAGGCTCCAATCTCCTATATGCGGCCAGTTGCTGCAGTATAA
- the ftsA gene encoding cell division protein FtsA, whose translation MATSQDGKMIVGLDIGTSKVVAIVGEVADDGTLKVVGIGAHPSRGLKKGVVVNIESTVQSIQRAIEEAELMAGCQIHSVYAGIAGSHINSLNSHGIVAIRDREVSPADVDRVIDAAQAVAIPADQKILHILPQEYVVDTQEGVKEPLGMSGVRLEAKVHLVTCAVNAAQNIEKCVKRCNLEVEDIILEQLASSYSVLTEDEKELGVCLVDIGGGTTDIAIFTSGSIRHTEVIPIAGDQVTNDIAMALRTPTQHAEEIKIKYACALTQLARAEELIKVPSVGDRPPRDLSRQALAEVVEPRYEELFTLVQGALRRSGFEELIPAGIVLTGGTAKMEGVVELAEEIFHMPVRLGMPTDIKGLSDVVKNPIFSTGVGLLHYGLQHQKEGNVAIPVRSVAKESIFSRMKHWFQGNF comes from the coding sequence ATGGCAACGTCTCAAGACGGAAAAATGATAGTCGGTCTAGACATCGGTACATCTAAAGTAGTCGCTATAGTAGGTGAGGTGGCTGATGATGGCACGTTGAAAGTGGTAGGCATTGGTGCTCATCCGTCACGTGGGTTGAAAAAAGGCGTTGTTGTTAATATTGAGTCTACAGTTCAATCTATTCAGAGAGCAATAGAAGAAGCTGAATTAATGGCTGGCTGTCAGATTCATTCTGTGTATGCAGGGATAGCAGGCAGTCATATTAACAGTTTGAATTCTCATGGCATTGTGGCTATTCGAGACCGTGAAGTTTCCCCTGCGGATGTGGATCGTGTAATTGATGCGGCACAGGCCGTAGCGATTCCTGCTGATCAAAAAATTCTCCATATTTTACCGCAAGAATATGTGGTGGATACACAGGAAGGAGTGAAAGAGCCTTTGGGTATGTCAGGGGTTCGACTGGAAGCAAAAGTGCACTTGGTTACTTGCGCAGTGAATGCGGCACAAAATATTGAAAAATGCGTAAAACGTTGCAATTTAGAAGTAGAAGATATCATTTTAGAACAGTTGGCTTCCAGTTATTCGGTATTAACCGAAGATGAAAAAGAATTAGGTGTTTGTTTAGTTGATATTGGTGGTGGGACGACTGATATTGCCATATTTACCAGTGGTTCAATTCGTCACACAGAAGTGATTCCTATTGCTGGTGATCAAGTAACTAATGATATTGCGATGGCGCTACGCACACCAACCCAGCATGCAGAAGAAATTAAAATTAAATACGCCTGTGCACTTACTCAGTTAGCCCGGGCAGAAGAGCTTATTAAAGTTCCCAGTGTCGGTGATCGTCCACCACGAGATTTGTCACGACAGGCATTGGCAGAAGTAGTCGAGCCCCGTTACGAGGAATTGTTTACGTTAGTGCAAGGTGCGCTGAGGCGTAGTGGGTTTGAAGAGCTAATTCCAGCGGGCATTGTACTAACTGGTGGTACAGCAAAAATGGAAGGTGTTGTGGAATTAGCTGAGGAAATTTTTCATATGCCCGTCAGGTTAGGCATGCCTACGGATATTAAAGGACTTTCTGATGTGGTAAAAAACCCAATTTTCTCGACAGGTGTCGGGTTATTGCATTATGGCCTACAGCATCAAAAAGAAGGTAATGTTGCCATACCAGTAAGATCTGTCGCTAAAGAAAGTATCTTTAGCCGGATGAAACATTGGTTTCAGGGAAACTTTTAA
- a CDS encoding M23 family metallopeptidase, with the protein MNIIIVRRKLDRSRTLHIGPFGLTLLVLTLLVALIGLSIWGTYTYLNPLSTHTANNQAAQHWQGEIANQRRELSALKDQATAELDTLALRVSELQSRLVRLDALGERLTQIADLDNGEFDFSEPPGLGGPESTDIDDTFKPPQFIDLIDQLIKQIDNREAQLELLGDLITSRKIKDDVLIAGSPIKKGWLSSRFGRRTDPINGRYAWHKGIDFAGKYGSGIFSVGSGVITWAGSRGGYGNMVEVNHGNGFVTRYAHNSKILVKVGDLVKKGQKIALMGSSGRATGPHVHFEVYRDGNVVNPAKYISRANG; encoded by the coding sequence ATGAATATTATTATTGTCCGACGAAAGCTAGATAGATCACGAACACTTCATATTGGCCCCTTTGGGCTTACCTTACTTGTGCTTACCCTACTCGTTGCTCTTATTGGCCTTTCAATTTGGGGAACTTATACCTACCTTAACCCTCTTTCAACTCATACCGCAAATAATCAAGCTGCACAGCATTGGCAAGGGGAAATTGCTAATCAACGGCGTGAACTCAGTGCACTTAAAGATCAGGCTACCGCAGAGTTGGATACATTAGCACTGAGAGTGTCTGAGCTACAAAGCCGGTTGGTTAGGCTGGATGCATTAGGTGAGCGTTTAACCCAAATTGCTGATCTTGATAATGGCGAGTTTGACTTTAGTGAGCCTCCTGGGTTGGGTGGCCCTGAGTCCACTGATATAGATGATACATTTAAGCCCCCCCAGTTTATTGACTTGATAGATCAATTGATTAAGCAGATAGATAATAGAGAAGCTCAATTGGAATTGTTGGGCGACTTGATTACTTCTCGTAAAATAAAAGACGATGTATTGATAGCCGGTAGCCCTATTAAAAAGGGATGGTTGTCATCAAGGTTTGGCCGACGGACAGACCCAATTAATGGACGTTATGCTTGGCATAAAGGGATCGATTTTGCTGGGAAGTATGGGTCGGGTATTTTCTCTGTTGGCTCTGGTGTAATCACTTGGGCTGGTTCGCGAGGAGGTTACGGGAACATGGTTGAAGTCAATCATGGTAATGGATTTGTTACCCGTTATGCACATAACAGTAAAATATTGGTTAAAGTAGGTGACTTAGTTAAAAAAGGGCAAAAAATTGCTTTAATGGGCAGCAGTGGGCGTGCAACAGGACCACATGTTCATTTTGAAGTGTATAGAGACGGTAATGTTGTTAACCCCGCCAAGTACATTTCCCGTGCTAATGGTTAA
- the ftsZ gene encoding cell division protein FtsZ, whose protein sequence is MFELVDNVPQNAVIKVVGVGGGGGNAVNHMLNKHVEGVDFICANTDAQALKNLAAKTVLQLGTGVTKGLGAGANPDVGREAALEDRDRLIEVLNGADMVFITAGMGGGTGTGAAPVVAQVAKEMGILTVAVVTRPFPFEGRKRMIVADEGIKELAENVDSLITIPNEKLLPVLGKDASLLSAFSAANDVLLGAVQGIADLIIRPGMINVDFADVRTVMSEMGMAMMGTGSATGSNRAVEAAEVAIRSPLLEDVNLHGARGILVNITAGLDLSLGEFSEVGNTVEQFASENATVVVGTVIDPDMSDELRVTVVATGLGANDATDAPVKVVDNTKSDGTLDYNKLDRPTVMRKQAAAGTDNQVVQPERTRSTDNMDYLDIPAFLRRQAD, encoded by the coding sequence ATGTTTGAGTTGGTTGATAATGTGCCGCAAAACGCGGTCATTAAAGTTGTCGGTGTGGGCGGCGGAGGTGGCAATGCTGTCAACCACATGTTAAATAAGCACGTCGAGGGCGTTGATTTTATCTGTGCTAACACAGATGCTCAAGCGTTAAAAAACTTGGCGGCAAAAACGGTTCTGCAATTAGGTACCGGAGTAACTAAAGGGTTAGGTGCAGGTGCTAATCCTGATGTTGGTCGTGAAGCAGCGCTGGAAGATCGTGACCGGTTGATTGAAGTATTAAATGGCGCTGACATGGTATTTATTACAGCCGGTATGGGTGGTGGTACTGGTACTGGTGCAGCACCAGTTGTTGCGCAAGTTGCCAAAGAAATGGGTATTTTAACCGTCGCTGTGGTGACCCGGCCGTTCCCTTTTGAAGGGCGTAAGCGGATGATTGTGGCTGATGAAGGGATTAAAGAATTAGCAGAAAATGTTGATTCATTAATCACAATTCCTAATGAAAAATTGTTGCCTGTATTAGGAAAAGATGCCAGCTTATTGTCTGCTTTTAGTGCGGCAAATGATGTATTGCTTGGTGCTGTTCAAGGTATTGCTGACTTAATTATTCGTCCGGGAATGATTAACGTCGACTTTGCGGATGTGCGCACAGTAATGTCTGAGATGGGAATGGCAATGATGGGAACTGGTTCTGCTACAGGTTCTAATCGAGCAGTAGAAGCAGCCGAAGTTGCGATTCGCAGCCCGCTACTTGAAGATGTAAATTTACACGGCGCGCGTGGAATATTGGTTAATATTACAGCAGGATTGGATCTTTCTTTGGGCGAGTTCTCAGAAGTGGGTAATACTGTAGAGCAGTTTGCCTCAGAAAATGCTACCGTAGTGGTTGGCACCGTAATTGACCCTGACATGTCTGATGAGTTACGAGTCACCGTGGTAGCGACAGGGTTAGGGGCGAATGATGCAACTGATGCACCTGTTAAAGTAGTCGATAATACCAAAAGTGATGGTACTTTAGACTACAATAAATTGGATCGCCCTACAGTCATGAGAAAGCAAGCTGCCGCCGGAACTGACAACCAAGTTGTCCAGCCGGAACGGACTCGTAGTACAGACAATATGGATTACTTGGATATACCTGCATTTTTAAGAAGGCAAGCTGACTAA